The window ACGAAGTTATCACAACTAATGTAGCACAAGAACAATTACAAGATTACATCAATAAACATGAGATTGATGTCTTATTAGTTCGCTCTGCCACTACAGCTCGTCAAGAATTGATCGATAATTGCCCTAGCCTAAAAATTATAGGTCGTGGCGGTGTAGGAATGGACAATATCGATGTTCAATACGCACGTGATAAAGGCTTAAAAGTGATCAATACCCCAGCTGCCAGTAGCGCTAGTGTGGCTGAACTGGTTTTTGCACACTTGTATGGTGGCGTTCGATTCCTATACGATAGTAATAGAAACATGCCGTTAGAAGGCGACACTAACTTCAAAGGCTTGAAAAAAGCCTATGGTGCTGGAGTTGAACTGCGCGGCAAGACTATCGGGATTATAGGTGTAGGCCGTATAGGTCAGGAAGTGGCAAAGATTGCAGCTGGTGTGGGAATGAAAGTAATTGCTCACGACAGCTTTGCAGAAAAAGCTCCAACCGTTTCTTGGAAATTGTTTGACGGTCAGGAGATCAGTGTTGAAATCCCATTGGTTGGGAAAGAAGAATTAATCAAGACGTCCGATTTTATTACTCTTCACGTTCCTGCTCAAAAGGACTATGTTTTAGGCAAGAAGGAGTTTGAAATGATGAAAAAGGGATCTGCTGTTATAAATGCCGCTCGTGGTGGTGTTCTCGATGAGGTTGCGCTGGTAGAAACTTTAGAAAATGAGCATTTAAGCTTTGCAGCTTTAGATGTCTTTGAAAAAGAACCCGCTCCAGAAATAACCTTAATGATGAACAGTAAATTATCACTAACACCTCACATAGGTGCAGCCACAAATGAAGCTCAAGATCGTATAGGTGAAGAACTCGCTGATCAAATTATATCCATATTAGGATAATCTGACTTGATTGATTTAAAAAGCGCATCTTAAAAAGGGTGCGCTTTTTTGTTGGCGATCATTTTAAACCACTGTTTAAAATTAAGAAGTTCGTTTAAAATAGAATATCTTTAATGAGCCAATTCTCTCATCATGATCAAATTAATAGCCGTAGAAAATCCTGAAATTCTTGCGTTTAAAGTCATCCAGGAGTTGGAAAAAGACGATGTGGATTGGCTAATTGAACGGATTGCAAAAAGAGAGAAGCGACAAGATGAGTCAGTTTTATTATATGTAGAGTTCGAAGATTTTGGCGAGTTGACCATCACCCGCATATGGGATCATTTCAAAATGCTCCTCAATCACATAATGGAATTACTTGCTACAGTTAAAAAAATCGCGGTTGTTACCTCTAATATTTCTCTGCGAGAAAAGCTATCTATGGAATTTAAAATAGTACCAAAGATCGCATTCAATTCTTTTGATCTTCATGAAAAGGATGTGGCTGCAGATTGGCTGGTGAAGGAAAAATGAAAGTATTATCCTACTTTAGTCACTTCCGTATTTTGGGGTCTGTATTTTTATGCCTCGCATGTCCTACTGCTTTGCTTTCCCAAGGTTATTTAAAGCTTGAAAAAGAAGTACGAAAAATTGCAGCAGATGAACACTTTCCCTCATTAGATATCATCGCATGGAGTCCAAAAGACTCTGTCATAATCAACTATCATGATCCAGCAACTCAAGATATCGATACCTATGGGATAGGAAGCGCTACTAAAATGCTGGTAGGAACTTTCGTTTTACATCTTATTGAAAAAGGAAAACTTCAATTAAATGATGAAATTGGGCAGCTTTTAGAGCTGCCTAATAAGTCTCCTTACGCCACCATCACTGTTCGTCAATTATTACAGCATACCAGTGGGATTCCAGATTATACACGTAATTCGATATGGCTGGATCAAGTTATAAAAGGCACAACCCCAACAAGTTTTAAAGAACGGTTTCAACTGATTCCAAATAAACTCCATCCCTTAAATAAGTTTTACTATAGCAATTCGAACTATTTGTTCTTAGAGCAAATTGTTGAGAAGGTTGAAAGGATCCCCTATGATAAAGCATTAAACGATTTCTATAAAAACTTGGGACTGGAACAGGTCCAACTACAAACAGGCAGAGACAGCACACAGACTTTCTTTGCACAAGATAATACGGGTACAAACGACGTCACTGCCACCCAAGAAACTTATGGATACGCTGGCGATGTTCATACTACCAGTCACACACTATTACAGTTTATGGTAAAAATGTTTGTCGAGCAGTCTATTATAGAACCAGGATCCATTCAACAGCTTCAACAATGGGTTTCTATGGATGCTATGAAAATTCCAGTAGGAGAAGGTTTCATTACTCATTATGGGAATGGACTTATGAAACTTGACTATAAGGAACAGCTATGGATAGGTCACGCTGGTGGCACCCTCAAATATCAATCGTTTGTATTTTTCAATCCCAGTGATTCTACCGTTTTGATTGCTTTAACTAATGCCAGCGGCTCGCATTACACGAATGCCTTTGTGCAAAAATTAATCCCTGCAGTTTTAGACAAACTCTAGTATCATTTAATTT of the Nonlabens marinus S1-08 genome contains:
- a CDS encoding serine hydrolase domain-containing protein, whose product is MKVLSYFSHFRILGSVFLCLACPTALLSQGYLKLEKEVRKIAADEHFPSLDIIAWSPKDSVIINYHDPATQDIDTYGIGSATKMLVGTFVLHLIEKGKLQLNDEIGQLLELPNKSPYATITVRQLLQHTSGIPDYTRNSIWLDQVIKGTTPTSFKERFQLIPNKLHPLNKFYYSNSNYLFLEQIVEKVERIPYDKALNDFYKNLGLEQVQLQTGRDSTQTFFAQDNTGTNDVTATQETYGYAGDVHTTSHTLLQFMVKMFVEQSIIEPGSIQQLQQWVSMDAMKIPVGEGFITHYGNGLMKLDYKEQLWIGHAGGTLKYQSFVFFNPSDSTVLIALTNASGSHYTNAFVQKLIPAVLDKL
- a CDS encoding D-2-hydroxyacid dehydrogenase, whose translation is MSKKVLANDGVSQSGIDKLKAAGYEVITTNVAQEQLQDYINKHEIDVLLVRSATTARQELIDNCPSLKIIGRGGVGMDNIDVQYARDKGLKVINTPAASSASVAELVFAHLYGGVRFLYDSNRNMPLEGDTNFKGLKKAYGAGVELRGKTIGIIGVGRIGQEVAKIAAGVGMKVIAHDSFAEKAPTVSWKLFDGQEISVEIPLVGKEELIKTSDFITLHVPAQKDYVLGKKEFEMMKKGSAVINAARGGVLDEVALVETLENEHLSFAALDVFEKEPAPEITLMMNSKLSLTPHIGAATNEAQDRIGEELADQIISILG
- a CDS encoding SpoIIAA family protein, with translation MIKLIAVENPEILAFKVIQELEKDDVDWLIERIAKREKRQDESVLLYVEFEDFGELTITRIWDHFKMLLNHIMELLATVKKIAVVTSNISLREKLSMEFKIVPKIAFNSFDLHEKDVAADWLVKEK